One Oryza glaberrima chromosome 11, OglaRS2, whole genome shotgun sequence genomic region harbors:
- the LOC127755077 gene encoding putative receptor protein kinase ZmPK1, with protein sequence MSTSCSGALRAATTKALLLLVVAVFVVSLSRPFPCAAAARDSLLRGASIAVEDHATDVLLSPDGTFGCGFYVVSPTVFTFSVWFARAADRAVVWSANRGRPVHSKRSRLKLNGRRRALVLTDYDGEVVWNSTVSANATATATAARARLHDSGNLAVEDASGNVLWQSFDHPTDTLLPTQRIAAGEAMVSSDKLLAAGFYSFRFSDYAMLSLVYDNHEMSSIYWPNPYYSYWQNSRKIYNFTREAFFDASGHFSSSDNATFDASDLAKNVAVRRRLTLDTDGNLRLYSLDEVTGTWSVSWMAFSNPCIIHGVCGANAVCLYSPAPVCVCAPGYARAEPSDWSRGCRPTFNSSDDGGRPRAMKMVPLPHTDFWGFDINSSENLSLDECSTRCMSEPSCVVFQYKQGKGECYPKSLMFNGRTFPGLPGTAYLKVPADLDMLEIHIHQWQADSDGHGIAAIQEDIVGCGGMSSPEFLLNVSNASSSKSNQGKSIWFYFYGFLTAFFVIEVFVIAFGCWLFSNKGVFKPCQVSALDEGYRMVTNHFRTYSYAELQKGTRKFQSEIGRGGSGVVYKGVLDDERTVAVKVLQDVKQSEDVFQAELSVIGRIYHMNLVRMWGFCLEGIHRILVYEYIENGSLAKVLFQGRNSGMFLGWKQRFNIALGVAKGLAYLHNECLEWIIHCDMKPENILLDEDMEPKITDFGLSKLLNRDGSGPDMSRIRGTRGYMAPEWVSSLPITEKVDVYSYGVVLLELVKGMRISDWVLDGKEGLEADVRSVVKMVVSKLESNMESWVADLMDDRLHGEFNHLQARLLMQLAVSCLEEDKNKRPTMKYIVQMLISAEDEAHAFT encoded by the coding sequence ATGAGCACTAGCTGTAGCGGTGCCCTTCGCGCAGCCACCACCAAAGCGCTGctactcctcgtcgtcgccgtcttcGTAGTCTCGCTCTCGCGTCCATTTCCgtgcgcagcggcggcgcgcgacagTCTACTCCGGGgcgcctccatcgccgtcgagGACCACGCCACCGACGTCCTGCTCTCCCCGGACGGCACCTTCGGCTGCGGCTTCTACGTCGTCTCGCCCACCGTCTTCACCTTCTCCGTCTGGttcgcgcgcgccgccgaccgcgccgtcgTCTGGTCCGCCAACCGCGGCCGCCCCGTCCACAGCAAGCGCTCCCGTCTCAAACTcaacggccgccgccgcgcgctcgtcctCACCGATTACGACGGCGAGGTGGTCTGGAACTCCACCGTCAGCgccaacgccaccgccaccgccacagcTGCGCGCGCTCGGCTGCACGATTCCGGCAACCTCGCCGTCGAGGACGCGAGCGGGAACGTCCTATGGCAGAGCTTCGACCACCCCACCGACACACTACTGCCTACGCAgcgcatcgccgccggcgaggcgatgGTCTCGTCAGACAAGCTCCTCGCCGCGGGCTTCTACAGCTTCCGCTTCAGCGACTACGCCATGCTGTCGCTGGTGTACGACAACCATGAGATGTCCAGCATCTACTGGCCCAACCCCTACTACAGCTACTGGCAGAACAGTCGCAAGATCTACAACTTCACCCGGGAAGCTTTCTTCGACGCCTCTGGCCATTTCTCGTCCAGCGACAACGCCACCTTCGACGCCTCCGATCTGGCCAAGAATGTCGCCGTTAGGAGGAGGCTGACGCTGGACACAGATGGTAACCTCAGGCTGTACAGCCTTGACGAGGTCACCGGGACATGGTCGGTGTCGTGGATGGCGTTCAGCAACCCGTGCATCATCCACGGCGTGTGCGGCGCCAACGCCGTGTGCCTCtactcgccggcgccggtgtgCGTCTGCGCGCCAGGGTACGCGCGCGCCGAACCGAGCGACTGGAGCAGAGGCTGCCGGCCGACGTTCAACTCCagtgacgacggcggccggccgcgggcGATGAAGATGGTGCCGCTGCCGCACACCGACTTCTGGGGCTTCGACATCAACAGCAGCGAGAACCTGTCGCTGGACGAGTGCTCGACACGGTGCATGAGCGAGCCGTCGTGCGTGGTTTTCCAGTACAAGCAGGGCAAAGGTGAGTGCTACCCAAAAAGCCTCATGTTCAATGGCAGAACGTTCCCCGGCCTGCCTGGGACGGCCTATCTCAAGGTCCCGGCTGATCTTGACATGCTAGAAATACACATCCACCAATGGCAAGCAGACAGCGATGGTCACGGCATTGCCGCCATTCAGGAAGACATCGTCGGATGCGGTGGCATGAGCTCACCGGAGTTCTTGCTCAATGTCTCGAATGCGTCATCGAGCAAAAGTAATCAGGGCAAGTCGATATGGTTCTACTTCTACGGATTTCTGACTGCATTTTTTGTCATTGAAGTGTTTGTGATAGCATTCGGTTGCTGGCTCTTTTCCAACAAGGGAGTTTTTAAGCCATGTCAGGTTTCAGCACTAGATGAAGGGTACAGGATGGTTACCAACCATTTTCGCACATATAGCTACGCAGAGCTACAGAAGGGAACTAGAAAGTTTCAGAGTGAGATCGGCCGTGGTGGGTCAGGTGTTGTGTACAAAGGAGTTCTAGATGATGAGAGGACGGTGGCCGTCAAGGTGCTACAAGATGTGAAGCAGAGTGAGGATGTGTTCCAGGCTGAGTTGAGTGTTATTGGTAGAATTTATCATATGAATCTTGTTAGAATGTGGGGTTTTTGCTTAGAAGGAATACATAGGATTTTAGTCTATGAATACATTGAGAATGGATCATTGGCCAAAGTACTATTTCAAGGGAGGAATTCCGGTATGTTTCTTGGATGGAAGCAAAGGTTCAACATTGCTCTAGGTGTTGCCAAGGGGCTAGCATATCTTCACAATGAGTGCCTTGAGTGGATCATCCATTGCGACATGAAGCCGGAGAACATACTATTAGATGAAGATATGGAGCCTAAGATCACTGACTTTGGCTTGTCCAAGTTGTTGAATAGAGACGGGTCTGGTCCTGACATGTCACGGATTCGGGGGACAAGAGGATATATGGCtcctgagtgggtttctagcctTCCAATCACAGAGAAAGTTGATGTGTACAGTTACGGagtggtgcttcttgaactggTGAAAGGGATGAGGATTTCAGACTGGGTGTTGGATGGGAAAGAGGGACTAGAAGCCGACGTGAGAAGTGTGGTTAAGATGGTTGTCAGCAAACTTGAGAGCAACATGGAATCCTGGGTTGCGGATTTGATGGATGATCGGTTGCATGGTGAATTTAATCATTTGCAGGCTAGGCTACTAATGCAATTGGCCGTTTCATGCTTGGAAGAAGATAAAAACAAAAGGCCAACCATGAAGTACATAGTACAAATGCTCATTTCCGCTGAAGATGAAGCTCATGCCTTCACCTAA
- the LOC127754596 gene encoding uncharacterized protein LOC127754596, with protein sequence MISAKVIGVFCVLAFLAISSSPSHLQAEGCENEKNIVMNKDGCYHNIERHLGDQFPKRHSHCCQTVESADVSCICRTFTAADKAKIALSKWVNVAKECGNPLHAGTNCAGYRVPLLP encoded by the exons ATGATTAGTGCTAAAGTTATAGGAGTGTTTTGCGTCCTTGCCTTTTTAGccatctcttcttctccaagcCATTTACAAGCTGAAGGCTGTGAGAACGAGAAAAATATTGTGATGAATAAGGATGGATGCTATCACAATATTGAAAGACATTTGGGTGACCAATTCCCAAAAAGACATTCACATTGCTGCCAAACAGTGGAGAGTGCAGATGTCAGCTGCATCTGTCGCACATTTACAGCAGCGGACAAGGCTAAAATTGCTTTGTCAAAGTGGGTTAACGTTGCAAAAGAATGTGGCAATCCGTTACACGCAGGGACTAACTGCGCAG gtTACCGTGTTCCCCTGCTTCCGTAA
- the LOC127754597 gene encoding putative receptor protein kinase ZmPK1 — MMSSRLATFALLVIITLSSSSRPCPRRVDAAREWLARGASIAVEDHATDVLRSPDGTFAAGFYDASPTVFTFSVWFARAADRAVVWTAARARPVHSKGARVTLDARHGALVLTDYGGEVVWNSSTPAAGGSGGARVRLHDSGNLVVEDAGGKTLWQSFDFPTDTLLPTQRLTAATRLVSRDRLLSAGYYSLGFSDYAMLSLFYDNGNFSSIYWPNPYFSYWQNNRKIYNFSREAAMDALGQFLSSDGTTFEAADLGAAGVRRRLTLDTDGNLRAYSLDGATGAWSVSWMAFGNPCNIHGVCGANAVCLYSPAPVCVCAPGHERVDASDWSRGCRPTFRLECGRPAKLVALPHSDFWGYDLNDGEVMPLGDCANKCLDNCACVVFQYKEHMECYLKSVLFNGKTFPGLPGTVYIKVPADFDVPEFQVHQWQRGGDGGGGGLAIQEDIAGCAATAADSNRKVLLNVSSSLSSHDAGKPVWPYLYGFLSALLVVEAIVIGFGCWLFSSKGLFRHSRVYAIDQEGYKLITSHFQRFTYVDIKKATANFTGVIGRGGSGVVYKGVLDDERVVAVKVLKNVSRQSEEEFQAELSVIGRIYHMNLVRMWGCCSQAKHRILVSEYIENGSLAQRLFDHGFDDDVLDWNQRFKIALGVAKGLAYLHSECSEWIVHCDMKPENILLDKDLEPKITDFGLSKLLNRDGSDAILTRIRGTRGYMAPEWVTNLPVTEKVDVYSYGVILLELVKGIRISEWVIHGIKVCEMDIRMVVRATRQMMGSNEERSIEDLVDYRLNGDFNHVQVKLMLEIAVSCLEEDRSKRPNMNSVVQALISVEG, encoded by the coding sequence ATGATGAGCTCTCGCCTTGCAACCTTCGCGTTGCTTGTGATCATCACGCTAAGCTCGTCGTCGCGTCCATGTCCACGGCGCGTCGACGCGGCGCGTGAGTGGCTCGCCCGGGGCGCCTCGATCGCCGTCGAGGACCACGCCACCGACGTCCTCCGCTCGCCGGACGGCACGTTCGCCGCCGGCTTCTACGACGCGTCGCCCACCGTCTTCACCTTCTCCGTCTGGttcgcgcgcgccgccgaccgcgccgtcgTCTGGaccgcggcgcgggcgcgcccCGTGCACAGCAAGGGCGCGCGCGTCACGCTCGACGCGCGCCACGGCGCGCTCGTCCTCACCGActacggcggcgaggtggtctgGAACTcctccacccccgccgccggtggcagcggcggcgcccgcgtccGGCTCCACGACTCCGGCAACCTGGTGGTCGAGGACGCCGGCGGCAAGACGCTGTGGCAGAGCTTCGACTTCCCCACCGACACGCTGCTCCCGACGCAGcggctgacggcggcgacgcggctggTGTCGCGCGACCGGCTGCTCTCCGCCGGCTACTACAGCCTCGGGTTCAGCGACTACGCCATGCTCTCCCTCTTCTACGACAACGGCAACTTCTCCAGCATCTACTGGCCCAACCCCTACTTCAGCTACTGGCAGAACAACCGCAAGATCTACAACTTCTCCCGCGAGGCCGCCATGGACGCGCTCGGGCAGTTCCTCTCCAGCGACGGCACCACCTTCGAGGCCGCcgacctcggcgccgccggcgtcagGAGGCGGCTGACGCTGGACACGGACGGCAACCTCAGGGCGTACAGCctggacggcgcgacgggagcGTGGTCGGTGTCGTGGATGGCGTTCGGCAACCCGTGCAACATCCACGGCGTGTGCGGCGCCAACGCCGTGTGCCTCtactcgccggcgccggtgtgCGTCTGCGCACCGGGGCACGAGCGCGTCGACGCGAGCGACTGGAGCAGGGGGTGCCGGCCGACGTTCCGGCTCGAgtgcggccggccggcgaagCTGGTGGCGCTGCCGCACAGCGACTTCTGGGGCTACGACCTCAACGACGGCGAGGTCATGCCGCTCGGCGACTGCGCCAACAAGTGCCTCGACAACTGCGCGTGCGTGGTGTTCCAGTACAAGGAGCACATGGAGTGCTACCTCAAGAGCGTCCTCTTCAACGGCAAGACGTTCCCCGGCTTGCCGGGCACGGTGTACATCAAGGTCCCCGCCGACTTCGACGTGCCGGAGTTTCAAGTCCACCAatggcagcgcggcggcgatggcggcggcggtggcctcgcCATCCAGGAAGACATCGccggctgcgccgccaccgccgcggacaGCAACAGAAAGGTTCTCCTCAACGTCTCTTCTTCATTGTCATCTCACGACGCCGGTAAGCCGGTGTGGCCATACCTTTACGGATTCTTGTCGGCGTTGCTCGTCGTCGAGGCCATCGTCATCGGGTTCGGCTGCTGGCTCTTCTCAAGCAAAGGATTGTTCCGGCATTCACGGGTGTACGCCATTGATCAAGAAGGCTACAAGCTGATCACGAGCCATTTCCAGAGGTTCACCTACGTTGACATCAAGAAAGCCACGGCGAACTTCACCGGCGTGatcggccgcggcggctccggcgtgGTGTACAAGGGCGTGCTCGACGACGAGAGGGTGGTGGCCGTGAAGGTGCTCAAGAACGTGAGCCGGCAGAGTGAGGAGGAGTTCCAAGCAGAGCTGAGTGTGATTGGAAGGATCTATCACATGAACCTTGTCAGAATGTGGGGTTGCTGCTCTCAAGCCAAGCACAGGATTCTGGTCTCTGAATACATAGAGAATGGATCACTTGCGCAAAGATTGTTTGATCATGGATTTGATGATGATGTGCTTGATTGGAATCAAAGGTTCAAGATTGCTCTGGGTGTGGCTAAAGGGTTGGCTTACCTTCACAGTGAGTGCTCAGAATGGATTGTTCATTGTGACATGAAGCCTGAGAACATTTTGTTGGATAAGGATTTGGAGCCCAAGATTACGGATTTTGGGTTGTCTAAGTTGTTAAACAGAGATGGTTCAGATGCAATTTTAACAAGGATTAGAGGGACAAGAGGGTACATGGCTCCAGAGTGGGTTACTAACTTACCAGTTACAGAGAAGGTTGATGTGTATAGTTATGGAGTGATACTCCTTGAGCTAGTGAAGGGGATTAGGATTTCGGAATGGGTGATCCATGGGATCAAGGTATGTGAGATGGATATTAGGATGGTTGTCAGGGCGACACGTCAGATGATGGGATCCAATGAAGAAAGATCTATTGAGGATCTTGTGGACTATCGATTGAATGGCGATTTCAACCATGTACAAGTGAAGCTGATGCTTGAGATTGCCGTTTCATGCTTGGAGGAAGATAGGAGCAAGCGGCCAAACATGAACTCAGTTGTGCAAGCACTCATCTCGGTTGAAGGTTAA
- the LOC127754508 gene encoding uncharacterized protein LOC127754508 isoform X1: protein MYGHRGAMMGGGGVSDGYEGSKRPRMIESNPYFAVTAGSPLDVSKRARMMEPAPPYFGAMGSSAAGGTSAFYQPYGANLPGAGANSAIQNFPGVRLRGLPFDCDDLDICKFFVGLDIVDCLLVHKNGRFTGEAFVVFPSAMQAEFALHRNRQNMGRRYVEVFRCKKQEYYSAIAAEVNQGGFFDSEYRHSPPPPRPKKPAEDKSSMEYTEVLKLRGLPYSATTEDIIKFFVEYELTEENVHIAYRPDGKATGEAFVEFPTAEVAKTAMCKDKMTIGTRYVELFPSTPEEASRVKSRARQ, encoded by the exons ATGTACGGTCACCGCGG GGCAATGATGGGAGGCGGGGGGGTTTCGGATGGGTACGAGGGATCAAAGAGGCCACGAATGATCGAATCCAATCCATACTTCGCAGTGACCGCAGGCAGTCCCTTGGATGTCTCAAAGAGGGCCAGGATGATGGAACCAGCCCCTCCCTATTTCGGAGCCATGGGCAGCAGCGCTGCTGGTGGCACCAGTGCCTTCTACCAGCCCTACGGCGCCAACTTACCTGGTGCAGGGGCTAACAGTGCCATCCAGAACTTTCCAGGGGTCCGTCTACGAGGGCTTCCCTTTGACTGCGACGATCTTGACATCTGCAAGTTCTTTGTTGGGCTGGACATAGTGGACTGCCTCTTGGTTCACAAGAATGGCCGCTTCACCGGCGAGGCTTTTGTTGTATTCCCATCAGCCATGCAAGCAGAGTTTGCACTGCACCGCAACCGGCAGAACATGGGCAGGAGGTATGTTGAGGTGTTCAGATGCAAGAAGCAAGAGTACTACAGCGCAATAGCTGCTGAGGTGAACCAGGGCGGCTTCTTCGACTCGGAGTACCGTCactccccacctcctccacggCCCAAGAAACCAGCTGAAGACAAGAGCAGCATGGAATATACTGAGGTGCTCAAGCTCCGTGGCCTGCCCTACTCTGCTACCACTGAAGACATCATCAAGTTCTTTGTGGAGTATGAGCTGACGGAGGAAAATGTGCACATCGCGTACCGTCCAGATGGTAAGGCCACTGGAGAAGCCTTTGTGGAGTTCCCAACAGCAGAGGTTGCAAAGACAGCCATGTGCAAGGACAAGATGACCATTGGGACAAGGTACGTGGAGCTGTTCCCATCAACCCCAGAGGAGGCCAGCAGGGTGAAATCGCGAGCCAGGCAATGA
- the LOC127754508 gene encoding uncharacterized protein LOC127754508 isoform X2, which translates to MMEPAPPYFGAMGSSAAGGTSAFYQPYGANLPGAGANSAIQNFPGVRLRGLPFDCDDLDICKFFVGLDIVDCLLVHKNGRFTGEAFVVFPSAMQAEFALHRNRQNMGRRYVEVFRCKKQEYYSAIAAEVNQGGFFDSEYRHSPPPPRPKKPAEDKSSMEYTEVLKLRGLPYSATTEDIIKFFVEYELTEENVHIAYRPDGKATGEAFVEFPTAEVAKTAMCKDKMTIGTRYVELFPSTPEEASRVKSRARQ; encoded by the coding sequence ATGATGGAACCAGCCCCTCCCTATTTCGGAGCCATGGGCAGCAGCGCTGCTGGTGGCACCAGTGCCTTCTACCAGCCCTACGGCGCCAACTTACCTGGTGCAGGGGCTAACAGTGCCATCCAGAACTTTCCAGGGGTCCGTCTACGAGGGCTTCCCTTTGACTGCGACGATCTTGACATCTGCAAGTTCTTTGTTGGGCTGGACATAGTGGACTGCCTCTTGGTTCACAAGAATGGCCGCTTCACCGGCGAGGCTTTTGTTGTATTCCCATCAGCCATGCAAGCAGAGTTTGCACTGCACCGCAACCGGCAGAACATGGGCAGGAGGTATGTTGAGGTGTTCAGATGCAAGAAGCAAGAGTACTACAGCGCAATAGCTGCTGAGGTGAACCAGGGCGGCTTCTTCGACTCGGAGTACCGTCactccccacctcctccacggCCCAAGAAACCAGCTGAAGACAAGAGCAGCATGGAATATACTGAGGTGCTCAAGCTCCGTGGCCTGCCCTACTCTGCTACCACTGAAGACATCATCAAGTTCTTTGTGGAGTATGAGCTGACGGAGGAAAATGTGCACATCGCGTACCGTCCAGATGGTAAGGCCACTGGAGAAGCCTTTGTGGAGTTCCCAACAGCAGAGGTTGCAAAGACAGCCATGTGCAAGGACAAGATGACCATTGGGACAAGGTACGTGGAGCTGTTCCCATCAACCCCAGAGGAGGCCAGCAGGGTGAAATCGCGAGCCAGGCAATGA
- the LOC127754507 gene encoding glutamine--fructose-6-phosphate aminotransferase [isomerizing] 1-like, with product MCGIFAYLNYNVSRERRYILEVLFNGLRRLEYRGYDSSGIAVDADVPSCASTSAVPPYAGAPPLVFRQEGKIENLVRSVYSEVDEKDVNLDAAFNVHAGIAHTRWATHGVPAPRNSHPQSSGAGDEFLVVHNGIITNNEVLKETLIRHGFTFESDTDTEVIPKLAKFVFDKAHDEEGDVTFSQVVMEVMRQLEGAYALIFKSPHYPNELIACKRGSTLILGVNELSGQNSGKPFHDVKALTTNGKPKELFFSSDLFAIVEHTKNYLAIEDDEIVHIKDGSVSILKFDHEKEKPASVQRALSVLEMEVEQIKKGSYDHFMQKEIHEQPHSLTTTMRGRVKDSGVLLGGLKEKEYLKTIRRSRRLVFIGCGTSYNAALAARPFVEELTGIPVTMEVASDLLDRQGPIYREDTAFFVSQSGETADTLLALDYALENGALCVGITNTVGSTLSRRTHCGVHINAGCEIGVASTKAYTSQIVVMVMVALAVGSDQISTQVRRQAIISGLSNLPSNVSEVLKLDTEMKELASSLIDSESLLVFGRGYNYATALEGALKVKEVALMHSEGMLAGEMKHGPLALVDENLPIIVIATRDACFSKQQSVIQQLLSRKGRLIVMCSKGDASAVCPSGSCRVIEVPEVADCLQPVINIIPLQLLAYHLTVLRGFDVDQPRNLAKSVTTQ from the exons aTGTGCGGGATCTTCGCGTACCTCAACTACAATGTGTCGCGGGAGCGCCGGTACATCCTCGAGGTCCTCTTCAatggcctccgccgcctcgagtACCGCGGCTACGACTCCTCCGGtatcgccgtcgacgccgacgttCCCTCCTGCGCTTCTACTTCTGCGGTGCCGCCGTACGCAGGGGCGCCCCCGCTGGTGTTCCGCCAGGAGGGCAAGATCGAGAACCTCGTGCGATCCGTCTACTCCG AGGTTGATGAGAAGGATGTGAACCTGGACGCCGCCTTCAATGTGCATGCTGGAATTGCCCACACCAGGTGGGCCACGCACGGTGTGCCTGCCCCAAGGAACAGCCACCCCCAATCTTCTGGTGCTGGCGATGAATTCTTGGTCGTCCACAATGGCATCATCACAAACAACGAG GTTCTGAAAGAGACACTAATCCGACATGGGTTCACCTTTGAGTCTGATACTGACACAGAAGTCATCCCTAAGTTGGCAAAGTTTGTTTTTGATAAGGCACATGATGAAGAAG GTGATGTGACATTTAGCCAAGTTGTTATGGAAGTCATGAGGCAGCTTGAAGGAGCCTACGCACTCATCTTTAAAAGCCCACACTACCCCAATGAATTGATTGCATGCAAACGGGGCAGCACACTGATACTCGGTGTCAAT GAATTAAGTGGCCAAAATAGTGGGAAACCATTTCATGATGTCAAAGCTCTGACAACAAACGGGAAGCCGAAAGAATTATTCTTCTCTAGTGATTTATTTGCTATTGTGGAGCATACCAAGAATTATTTGGCTATCGAAGATGATGAAATTGTTCATATTAAG GACGGCAGTGTGTCGATCCTTAAGTTTGACCATGAGAAAGAGAAGCCAGCTTCCGTTCAACGAGCATTGTCTGTCCTTGAGATGGAAGTTGAGCAGATAAAGAAAGGAAGTTATGACCACTTCATGCAAAAGGAAATCCATGAACAGCCACATTCATTAACAACAACCATGAGGGGTAGAGTGAAGGATAGTGGTGTTCTTTTAGGAGGATTAAAGGAAAAGGAGTACCTCAAAACTATTAGGCGCAGTAGAAGGTTAGTTTTCATTGGCTGTGGTACAAGTTACAATGCTGCCTTGGCTGCAAGACCTTTTGTGGAGGAATTAACTG GTATTCCTGTGACTATGGAGGTTGCAAGTGACTTGCTGGACAGACAAGGTCCCATCTACAGGGAAGACACTGCATTTTTTGTTAGCCAGTCAGGGGAGACAGCAGATACCCTCCTTGCTCTTGATTATGCACTAGAAAATGGAGCACTTTGTGTTGGCATAACAAATACCGTAGGAAGCACACTGTCAAGAAGAACACATTGTGGAGTTCATATCAATGCTGGTTGTGAGATAGGTGTTGCTAGTACGAAG GCATATACAAGTCAAATAGTAGTCATGGTGATGGTGGCCTTGGCTGTTGGATCTGATCAAATATCCACCCAAGTCAGACGTCAAGCTATCATCAGTGGTCTTTCCAATCTTCCAA GCAATGTCAGCGAGGTTTTAAAACTTGATACTGAGATGAAGGAACTTGCCTCTTCCTTGATCGATTCAGAGTCTCTCCTTGTGTTTGGCAGAGGTTATAACTATGCCACTGCCTTAGAGGGTGCTCTTAAAGTTAAGGAGGTTGCTCTGATGCACAGCGAAGGCATGCTTGCTGGTGAAATGAAGCATGGACCACTTGCACTAGTGGATGAAAACCTTCCGATCATCGTCATTGCTACACGTGATGCGTGCTTCAG CAAGCAGCAATCAGTGATTCAGCAGCTCCTTTCTCGCAAGGGGCGTCTGATAGTGATGTGCTCAAAGGGAGACGCATCTGCCGTTTGCCCTAGTGGATCTTGCAGGGTTATTGAAGTTCCAGAGGTCGCTGACTGTCTCCAGCCAGTGATTAACATAATTCCATTACAG CTGCTCGCATACCATCTGACAGTTCTTCGAGGATTTGATGTTGATCAACCAAGGAATCTAGCAAAGAGTGTGACAACCCAATGA
- the LOC127755901 gene encoding probable protein S-acyltransferase 1: protein MIMASSQEFEANDPQQLHAKPKRLYQVWKGNNIFLCGGRLIIGPDAASLLLSMFLILGPAIVFSYQIESTIHRSQQRMRRAAQLIVIITTAADLFFLFMTSARDPGIVPRNTRAPPETDEFLGSTTPSMEWSSGRTPRMRFRRAKDVTVNGFTVKVKFCETCLRYRPPRSSHCSICNNCVEKFDHHCPWVGQCIGLRNYRYFFLFVATSTFLCIIVFIFSWVNVYYERGDDGGSIWKALRKETYSFVLIIYTFIVVWFVGGLTVFHLYLISTNQTTYENFRYHYNKKDNPYRKSVAANFVEVFFTKIPPPQNNFRSWVGEGALEAGFYTPYIALDLTDPREKIDLEMGNKDIIVGGMQIPTVLQNIDYGSFEDNPDDKNRNEDDRLVPFASTWVQQANEGARTSEIATVEYKDEISEDGGKEIISSNTSSEQTSIEANAAASEDESNEDIAGKSNSSDRSSTQNLGDVN, encoded by the exons ATGATCATGGCGTCATCACAGGAGTTCGAGGCTAATGACCCACAGCAACTGCACGCCAAGCCCAAGAGGCTCTACCAAGTCTGGAAGGGAAACAAC ATATTCTTGTGTGGTGGACGCCTTATTATTGGCCCGGATGCAGCCTCCCTGCTGTTGTCCATGTTCCTCATCCTTGGCCCGGCCATCGTCTTCAGCTACCAGATAGAGTCCACAATCCACCGCTCTCAACAACGGATGCGTCGAGCTGCACAGCTGATAGTCATCATCACAACAGCAGCG GACCTTTTCTTCCTATTCATGACATCAGCCAGGGACCCAGGGATAGTGCCAAGGAACACAAGAGCACCACCTGAAACCGATGAATTTCTTGGCTCAACCACACCATCGATGGAGTGGAGCTCAGGGAGAACTCCACGGATGAGGTTCCGTAGGGCAAAGGATGTTACAGTCAATGGCTTCACGGTGAAGGTGAAGTTTTGCGAGACCTGCCTAAGGTACCGCCCACCGCGATCCTCACATTGCTCCATCTGCAACAACTGCGTTGAAAAGTTTGATCACCACTGCCCATGGGTCGGCCAGTGCATTGGACTT AGGAACTACCGCTACTTCTTTCTGTTTGTAGCGACATCGACTTTCCTGTGTATAATTGTTTTCATCTTTTCATGGGTGAATGTCTACTATGAAAGGGGAGACGATGGCGGATCCATCTGGAAGGCTTTGCGAAAGGAAACATACTCATTTGTgctaatcatatatacttttatTGTTGTATGGTTTGTTGGTGGTCTCACAGTATTTCATCTTTATCTGATCAGTACTAATCAG ACAACATATGAAAACTTCAGATACCACTACAACAAGAAGGACAACCCCTACCGAAAGAGCGTTGCAGCAAACTTTGTAGAAGTGTTCTTCACCAAGATCCCTCCACCACAGAACAATTTCCGTTCATGGGTAGGTGAGGGCGCACTGGAAGCTGGATTTTATACTCCATATATTGCGCTGGATTTGACTGATCCAAGGGAAAAGATTGATTTAGAGATGGGAAACAAGGATATAATCGTTGGGGGTATGCAGATCCCAACAGTGCTTCAGAACATAGACTATGGTTCCTTTGAAGATAATCCAGATGACAAGAACAGGAATGAAGATGATAGACTAGTGCCTTTTGCTTCAACTTGGGTACAACAAGCAAATGAAGGTGCTCGAACATCTGAAATAGCTACTGTAGAATATAAGGACGAAATAAGTGAAGATGGTGGTAAGGAAATTATTAGTTCAAACACAAGTTCAGAACAAACATCAATAGAAGCTAATGCAGCAGCATCTGAGGATGAAAGCAATGAGGACATTGCTGGAAAAAGTAACAGTTCAGATAGAAGTTCTACCCAAAATTTGGGGGATGTGAACTAA